One window from the genome of Treponema sp. OMZ 838 encodes:
- a CDS encoding ABC transporter permease: MNRFPAFKALFNKELHTLIYSPALYAAALVLYLGAALPFVGSGYWFSAGLSDFRAFFLNLPFLFCIVIPLLAMNSWADEKKHGTDRLLAAYPVDKRLLAAAKYAALLVCFAGAATLTMVIPLSVIPLVYFDFFPFFLSYCAVLFFGAAFTAWSLALSNISAHTAVSFLLSFFTGIFFTASHVLAQVIPLPSAIVKILRYCSFTLHFESAARGIFDTRDFFFYILLIVAAQGLSVFLLYVQEESR, translated from the coding sequence ATGAATCGATTCCCGGCGTTTAAGGCGCTTTTTAACAAGGAACTACATACCCTCATATACAGCCCCGCGCTCTATGCGGCGGCGCTCGTGCTTTACCTCGGAGCGGCACTCCCGTTCGTGGGTTCAGGCTACTGGTTTTCGGCGGGGCTGTCGGACTTCCGCGCCTTTTTCCTCAATCTGCCGTTCCTGTTCTGTATTGTCATTCCTCTGCTTGCGATGAACAGCTGGGCTGATGAAAAAAAGCACGGCACCGACCGCCTCCTTGCCGCCTATCCGGTGGATAAGCGCCTGCTTGCCGCGGCAAAATATGCAGCCCTGCTCGTCTGTTTTGCAGGAGCCGCCACGCTTACGATGGTTATTCCGCTTTCGGTTATTCCGCTTGTCTATTTTGACTTTTTTCCGTTTTTTCTTTCGTATTGCGCTGTCCTCTTTTTCGGCGCAGCCTTTACCGCATGGTCGCTCGCACTTTCAAACATCTCTGCGCACACCGCCGTCAGCTTTTTACTCAGCTTTTTTACCGGTATCTTTTTTACCGCAAGCCATGTCCTTGCTCAAGTAATCCCGCTCCCGTCAGCCATTGTAAAAATACTGCGCTATTGCTCTTTTACGCTTCATTTTGAATCGGCTGCGCGCGGGATTTTCGACACTCGTGATTTCTTCTTCTATATATTGCTCATCGTTGCGGCGCAGGGGCTTTCGGTCTTTTTACTGTACGTTCAGGAGGAAAGCCGATGA
- a CDS encoding Gldg family protein: protein MKTKPINIKMRSVKEYRIQALLLGAIVVTAALLSQRLYARLDMTQQHTYSLSAYTRSILNSLEGTVTITWFRSYNIDGFLPSLQYVEDILAEYQRTADGRCLVLYKDTEKFSPQQLNQLGIVARQIERNSNNMQVLQNLYSGLLCEYRGESRVIPFLSDIYTLEADIARFISEMNQDAQGRKLDRSVYVALPEGSAENGVTGNYKYVLPWLEYAGFVPITLTKPYPELHPEIPLLVIGSSYFDADMLTAVDTFINRHGSAVFFVSANTVDIGGSWEATPKKDDGLLELLARSGFAVQANLVMDPVNFRMTLPAADGTRYEHINYPFWVQVFRQEAEAMPPLLSAAKPVQFFWPSEVICTAAQGKTPLPVLVSSNRSALQLPPYNTDPHGTQLAAAANGEHTAYPLAAFSERGVNEVSGISGADNARLLVVADEYCVSSAVEYTNSDANLDFMVNTVYWIARQDALLQLKNKQPAVLPFRYFESDAAFNRIIAAARIFNLVLVPMLIIGAGAALYILRRRNRA from the coding sequence ATGAAAACAAAACCGATAAACATAAAAATGCGCAGCGTAAAAGAGTACCGTATTCAAGCCCTGCTGTTGGGTGCCATTGTAGTAACGGCAGCGCTGCTCTCACAGCGGCTCTATGCTCGGCTTGATATGACGCAACAGCACACCTATTCACTTTCAGCCTATACCCGATCGATACTGAACAGCCTTGAAGGGACGGTAACAATCACGTGGTTCCGCTCGTATAATATTGACGGGTTCCTGCCGTCGCTGCAATATGTTGAAGATATCCTCGCAGAATATCAACGTACTGCGGACGGACGCTGCCTCGTGCTATACAAGGATACGGAGAAGTTTTCCCCGCAACAGCTGAATCAGCTCGGTATTGTCGCTCGGCAAATTGAGCGGAACAGCAATAATATGCAGGTACTGCAAAACCTCTATTCGGGATTACTGTGCGAATACCGCGGGGAGAGCCGCGTTATTCCGTTCCTCTCCGATATCTACACCCTTGAAGCTGATATTGCGCGTTTTATTTCCGAGATGAATCAGGATGCGCAGGGGAGAAAACTCGACCGCTCCGTTTATGTTGCGCTTCCTGAAGGCAGCGCAGAAAACGGCGTAACGGGTAATTATAAATATGTGTTGCCGTGGCTTGAGTATGCGGGTTTTGTACCGATTACGTTGACCAAACCCTACCCTGAGCTGCACCCTGAAATTCCGCTATTGGTAATCGGCTCTTCCTATTTTGATGCCGATATGCTGACGGCTGTTGATACCTTCATTAACAGGCACGGTTCCGCTGTCTTTTTTGTGTCCGCAAACACCGTGGATATCGGCGGCAGCTGGGAGGCAACACCCAAAAAGGATGACGGGCTGCTTGAACTGCTCGCCCGCTCAGGTTTTGCGGTGCAGGCTAATCTTGTGATGGATCCCGTAAACTTCCGCATGACATTACCGGCCGCCGACGGTACTCGGTACGAGCATATCAACTATCCGTTTTGGGTTCAGGTATTCCGGCAGGAGGCGGAAGCGATGCCTCCGCTGCTATCTGCAGCAAAGCCCGTGCAGTTTTTCTGGCCGTCGGAGGTTATTTGTACCGCCGCGCAGGGAAAGACGCCGCTTCCGGTGCTTGTTTCAAGCAACAGGTCGGCGCTGCAATTGCCGCCGTATAACACCGACCCGCACGGAACTCAGCTTGCCGCAGCCGCGAACGGCGAACACACAGCCTATCCGCTGGCAGCCTTCAGCGAACGGGGCGTCAATGAGGTGAGCGGTATCAGCGGCGCAGACAATGCGCGGCTCTTGGTGGTTGCGGATGAGTATTGCGTGAGTTCCGCCGTAGAATACACAAATTCCGATGCGAATTTGGACTTTATGGTGAATACCGTGTACTGGATTGCGCGGCAGGATGCGCTTTTGCAGCTGAAAAATAAACAGCCTGCGGTTTTGCCTTTCCGCTACTTTGAAAGCGATGCGGCGTTTAACCGCATTATCGCCGCCGCCCGTATCTTTAACCTTGTGCTGGTACCCATGCTGATTATCGGTGCAGGCGCCGCGCTATACATCCTCCGGCGGAGGAACCGCGCGTGA
- a CDS encoding DUF4340 domain-containing protein has product MKKETKVLFITLCVLLCCYVLSFLHRPSRAGVFSSSLMHEQDIRAVAEIRFSIPTRAEPVEMGEMTLIKDGVRFYLRTGNGSYPVRQEIIDRFFSLLGAGRSFLPISARPQDYPDYQIDDGHASRIVFVRKDKTILSELFFGMTDTAGAGQYVRTGTSVKVFLIDNAFEPFLTVAAPFWLDLQIYAALFRSTGIQGLEYGNHSVIRTEANGDAFRALESFLEKFSCIDIYSAPPLQSPQTVRVRLAFGNGTELRFSFTPLQSGDYVFFDSRSSNAYLISGYTCEQLLRHIDAICNS; this is encoded by the coding sequence GTGAAAAAAGAAACAAAGGTTCTGTTTATCACCCTCTGCGTGCTGCTCTGCTGCTATGTGCTGAGTTTTTTACACCGGCCTTCCCGGGCGGGTGTTTTTTCGAGCAGCTTGATGCATGAACAGGATATCCGCGCGGTTGCGGAAATCCGGTTTTCTATTCCGACAAGGGCTGAACCGGTAGAGATGGGCGAAATGACACTGATTAAAGACGGCGTCCGTTTTTATCTCCGCACCGGAAACGGCAGCTATCCGGTCAGGCAGGAAATTATCGATCGTTTCTTTTCGCTGCTCGGCGCCGGACGCTCCTTTCTCCCCATATCGGCACGCCCGCAGGATTATCCCGATTACCAAATCGATGACGGACACGCTTCGCGTATTGTCTTTGTGCGGAAGGATAAAACCATCCTTTCTGAGCTCTTTTTCGGGATGACCGATACGGCCGGCGCCGGTCAATATGTACGGACGGGAACAAGCGTCAAGGTGTTTTTAATCGATAATGCGTTTGAACCTTTTTTAACGGTCGCCGCTCCCTTCTGGCTCGATTTACAGATATACGCGGCGCTTTTCCGCAGCACAGGCATCCAAGGTTTGGAGTACGGAAATCACAGCGTAATCAGGACGGAAGCGAACGGCGATGCGTTCCGTGCATTGGAAAGCTTTTTAGAAAAATTCTCCTGTATCGATATATACAGCGCGCCGCCATTGCAAAGTCCTCAAACGGTACGGGTGCGTTTAGCGTTCGGTAACGGCACGGAACTGCGCTTTTCGTTTACCCCCCTGCAAAGCGGCGACTATGTATTCTTCGACAGCCGCAGCTCAAATGCCTACCTTATCAGCGGATATACCTGCGAACAGCTGCTCCGGCATATCGATGCGATATGTAATTCGTAA
- a CDS encoding AAA family ATPase has translation MSNDLFEAAAAAERLPLAARMRPRSLDEYIGQEHIVGKGRLLRRAIQADRLSSVIFFGPPGTGKTTLAQVIANHTKSNFLSLNAVLAGVQQIRDAIASAEQYKKLYGKPTILFVDEVHRWNRAQQDALLPWVENGTVIFIGATTENPFFEVNKALVSRSRVFQLKALTDADLYRTVERCLQDTERGYGKWKVSFTEGALEHLVETAAGDARSLLNALELAVETSTEHWPPPAGTEIIIDMQAAEESIQQKAVLYDKDGDYHYDIISAFIKSIRGSDPDAALYWLARMVRAGESPHFIFRRMLISACEDIGLADPHALTVVTSAAAAFDRIGLPEGRYHLTHAALYLATCPKSNSSLGFFDALKAVEKEQTEVPNHLKDANRDGESLGHGEGYLYPHAYRDHWIAQQYLPDELIGRVFYTPGYTGYEEKIRNEVLAKRETQLAAIHEAAEGKKDAFTVEDWQARTEGSSAEILEQIRDTLIGLANLSADDRVLVYRADGGLLLWPSTRITLNGCTAGIFEHQEALQSAQRYAETFEFLNRPIMTVLPACTHPSEKTPAATQLDETPSAASEDRTLFPELAFDVVLSYNPAATADGFIAFFSRIAQEHTAGARILFAFALPQQGLRLSALLPSDESVNRFAAAEAAFFSDSRNTRTAWTENTIANIAEKAGYRVQLLKKVDYQEKRLVTQAELGRWFSAESEYGTAIRKAFGSEEGALEKIIQQLEQRCRKPAVYTRTVIYMSVSL, from the coding sequence GTGAGTAACGATTTATTCGAGGCAGCGGCGGCGGCGGAACGGCTTCCGCTTGCTGCACGAATGCGCCCCCGCAGTCTTGATGAATATATCGGGCAGGAACATATTGTCGGAAAAGGGCGGTTGTTAAGGAGAGCCATCCAAGCGGACAGGCTCTCGTCCGTTATCTTTTTTGGGCCGCCGGGGACGGGAAAAACAACCCTTGCTCAAGTCATTGCCAATCATACCAAAAGTAATTTTTTAAGTTTAAACGCTGTCCTTGCAGGCGTACAGCAGATACGCGATGCGATTGCATCGGCGGAACAATATAAAAAACTCTACGGAAAACCGACCATTCTTTTTGTCGATGAAGTACACCGATGGAACCGCGCACAGCAGGATGCTTTGCTGCCGTGGGTAGAAAACGGAACCGTTATCTTTATCGGCGCGACAACCGAAAATCCTTTTTTTGAAGTGAATAAAGCCTTAGTGAGCCGCAGTCGGGTATTTCAGCTCAAGGCGCTCACCGATGCCGACCTGTACCGGACTGTGGAACGGTGCTTGCAGGATACGGAGCGGGGCTACGGAAAATGGAAGGTCTCTTTTACCGAAGGCGCATTAGAGCATCTTGTCGAAACCGCCGCAGGTGATGCCCGCAGTCTCTTAAACGCGCTTGAGTTAGCCGTTGAAACCTCTACCGAGCACTGGCCGCCGCCTGCCGGTACGGAAATCATCATCGACATGCAAGCCGCTGAGGAAAGTATCCAGCAAAAAGCGGTGCTCTACGATAAGGACGGCGATTACCATTACGATATCATCAGTGCCTTTATAAAATCCATCCGAGGGAGCGACCCCGATGCGGCGCTCTACTGGCTTGCCCGAATGGTGCGGGCAGGGGAGTCCCCTCACTTTATCTTTCGGCGTATGCTTATTTCCGCTTGCGAGGATATCGGACTTGCCGATCCTCACGCGCTGACCGTTGTTACAAGTGCGGCGGCAGCCTTTGATCGTATCGGTTTGCCGGAGGGCAGGTACCACCTCACCCATGCAGCGCTGTATCTTGCGACATGCCCTAAATCGAATAGCTCGCTCGGTTTCTTTGACGCTCTCAAGGCGGTAGAAAAGGAACAAACCGAGGTGCCGAACCATTTGAAAGATGCAAACCGCGACGGAGAATCGCTCGGGCACGGAGAAGGCTATCTGTATCCCCATGCCTATCGCGACCACTGGATTGCGCAGCAGTATCTGCCCGACGAACTGATCGGCAGGGTATTTTACACACCCGGATACACCGGCTACGAAGAAAAGATACGGAATGAGGTACTGGCAAAGCGGGAAACCCAGCTGGCTGCCATACACGAAGCTGCCGAGGGAAAGAAGGATGCCTTTACGGTTGAGGATTGGCAGGCACGGACGGAAGGCAGCAGCGCCGAAATACTGGAGCAGATACGGGACACCCTTATCGGGCTGGCAAACCTGTCCGCCGATGACCGCGTGTTGGTGTACCGGGCTGACGGGGGGCTTTTGCTGTGGCCGAGTACCCGTATCACCCTTAACGGATGTACCGCAGGAATCTTTGAACACCAAGAAGCCTTGCAATCCGCACAGCGGTACGCGGAAACCTTTGAATTTTTAAACCGTCCGATTATGACCGTGCTTCCAGCCTGTACCCACCCTAGTGAAAAAACACCTGCCGCTACTCAGCTCGATGAAACCCCATCCGCTGCGTCAGAGGATAGAACGCTTTTTCCCGAGCTGGCGTTTGATGTTGTGCTTTCGTATAACCCCGCTGCGACTGCGGACGGTTTTATCGCTTTCTTTTCCCGTATCGCGCAAGAGCATACCGCCGGTGCGCGTATCCTCTTCGCATTCGCGCTTCCGCAACAGGGACTCCGGCTGTCGGCACTGCTCCCGTCTGACGAATCCGTAAATCGTTTTGCGGCTGCCGAAGCCGCATTTTTTTCCGACAGCCGAAATACACGTACCGCATGGACGGAAAACACCATTGCGAACATCGCCGAAAAAGCGGGGTACCGCGTACAACTCTTAAAAAAAGTAGACTATCAGGAGAAGCGGCTGGTAACGCAGGCGGAACTCGGTCGATGGTTCTCGGCAGAATCCGAATACGGCACGGCAATCCGCAAGGCTTTTGGTTCGGAGGAAGGTGCCCTCGAAAAAATCATTCAGCAGCTGGAACAGCGGTGTAGAAAACCTGCCGTGTATACCCGCACCGTCATATACATGAGTGTTTCCCTTTAG
- a CDS encoding TP0733 family outer membrane beta-barrel protein, giving the protein MKRCWLFFFFSVLIWNTFAQEAAETQEPETPSAQAPIAAYVYEPIRKGDQFIRMGLQLGIPLFNTSPNKFAINPKIYPGGSIFLGYTHYLTKGVSIGGDVAFTFHLTRGSNLYFAIPFTINSGYTFAIEKFRIPLTFGIGGDFQSYNGTRYFSLFFRPQAGVFYQYSPEWSFGGELSWDIVPQWYKDSSFNRTGNFLNIGFAARYHF; this is encoded by the coding sequence ATGAAACGTTGTTGGTTATTTTTCTTTTTTTCTGTTTTGATATGGAATACCTTTGCGCAAGAAGCTGCCGAAACTCAAGAACCGGAAACACCGTCTGCGCAAGCCCCTATTGCCGCTTATGTTTATGAACCTATTCGGAAGGGCGATCAGTTTATCCGCATGGGGTTACAGTTGGGGATACCGCTTTTTAATACCTCGCCGAATAAGTTTGCGATTAACCCCAAGATTTATCCGGGCGGCAGCATCTTCCTCGGTTATACTCACTATCTGACGAAAGGAGTTTCCATCGGCGGTGATGTTGCTTTTACCTTTCATTTAACGCGCGGCAGTAATCTCTATTTTGCCATTCCCTTTACCATCAATTCAGGATATACCTTTGCAATCGAAAAATTCCGTATTCCGCTCACGTTCGGGATCGGCGGTGATTTTCAATCCTATAACGGTACGCGGTATTTCAGCTTGTTCTTTAGACCGCAAGCCGGCGTTTTCTATCAGTATTCCCCCGAATGGTCGTTCGGCGGCGAATTATCATGGGATATAGTTCCGCAATGGTATAAAGATTCAAGCTTTAATCGTACGGGCAATTTCTTGAATATCGGCTTTGCAGCCCGGTATCACTTCTAA
- a CDS encoding RnfABCDGE type electron transport complex subunit D encodes MPYNRTMLAPAPYVYTGMNARQTAILVLSLLSLQLIAMGIMHDFASIFLVISAGAAAALASFLIGYMQGKGTFDIHALVTGLLIGFFLPVNGGFVFSFLIAFMSYFFSWGVFGGKGSSWINPVMLAVCIAAVCKPDCFVQPVSADRILSGGSVFAAMDGSGLLQTPADQYITSVFNSTFLHGVDVTLPEGYISLFLHYPSAVPAFRYNLLTLCSSIVLLSVKTIHKTLPFTFLIVYGLLVYLFPSAAQASAYGQGDILSALLTSGALFSAFFVMNDSGSIPRSWEGRFITGILTGILAFCIAGPGAIPAGIPFAVLFVDCLTPLIEWLEAYFYKRRRGAL; translated from the coding sequence ATGCCGTATAACCGTACAATGCTCGCTCCTGCGCCTTACGTCTATACCGGTATGAATGCGCGGCAGACAGCTATACTCGTGCTGAGCCTCTTATCGCTTCAGCTTATCGCAATGGGCATTATGCACGATTTTGCAAGTATCTTTCTGGTCATATCCGCCGGAGCGGCAGCAGCGCTTGCGTCTTTTCTTATCGGTTATATGCAAGGGAAGGGTACCTTTGATATTCATGCGCTCGTAACCGGATTGTTGATCGGTTTTTTTCTACCGGTTAACGGAGGCTTCGTCTTTAGCTTTTTGATCGCATTTATGAGTTATTTTTTCAGCTGGGGTGTTTTCGGCGGAAAAGGTTCCTCATGGATTAATCCGGTCATGCTTGCCGTCTGTATTGCAGCAGTCTGCAAACCCGATTGCTTTGTGCAACCGGTCAGTGCCGATCGGATACTCTCCGGCGGCAGCGTTTTTGCAGCGATGGACGGTTCCGGTCTGTTGCAGACACCGGCCGACCAATATATAACGTCCGTGTTTAATTCAACATTTTTGCACGGGGTTGATGTAACGCTGCCGGAAGGGTATATCAGTCTTTTCCTTCATTATCCATCCGCCGTACCGGCTTTCCGTTATAATCTCTTAACGTTATGTTCTTCGATTGTATTGCTGTCAGTAAAAACGATTCATAAAACACTTCCTTTTACCTTTTTGATCGTTTACGGTCTGCTTGTGTATTTGTTTCCCTCCGCAGCGCAAGCAAGTGCATACGGACAGGGTGATATATTATCTGCGCTACTGACGAGCGGCGCTCTTTTTTCGGCCTTTTTTGTCATGAACGACAGCGGCTCTATTCCCCGTTCATGGGAAGGGAGATTCATCACGGGTATACTGACCGGCATCTTAGCTTTTTGTATTGCGGGTCCCGGTGCGATACCGGCCGGTATTCCTTTCGCCGTTTTATTTGTTGATTGCCTCACCCCCCTCATCGAGTGGCTCGAAGCATATTTTTATAAAAGAAGACGAGGTGCATTATGA
- a CDS encoding 4Fe-4S dicluster domain-containing protein — protein sequence MIDASTALSVYESVQHNQPMLTTYLLLTGKTLEHTKVIKVRIGTPIGHLIEECGGFKSKNTHIIINGLLRGTLVDSLDLPAGKGIKSIHAVGKDIDIQQQLEECGHCGQCLRSCPAYIDPIDTVRHIQRDRYTSETLRSIALCSGCACCSAVCPVRIPLSAIIKSAAARGDSYAV from the coding sequence GTGATCGACGCTTCGACTGCGTTGTCGGTTTATGAATCGGTGCAGCACAACCAACCGATGTTGACAACGTATTTGCTCCTTACCGGCAAGACATTGGAACATACCAAGGTTATTAAAGTACGCATCGGGACACCGATCGGGCACTTGATAGAAGAATGCGGCGGTTTTAAAAGCAAAAATACGCATATCATTATTAACGGTTTGTTGCGCGGAACATTGGTTGACAGTTTAGACTTACCTGCCGGCAAGGGAATTAAATCGATCCACGCGGTCGGGAAAGATATTGATATTCAACAACAACTGGAGGAATGCGGCCATTGCGGACAATGCCTACGGAGCTGCCCGGCATATATCGACCCCATCGATACGGTACGCCATATTCAAAGAGACCGGTACACCTCCGAAACGCTGCGTTCTATTGCATTATGCAGCGGTTGTGCCTGTTGTTCGGCAGTATGTCCGGTACGTATTCCGTTAAGCGCGATTATCAAATCGGCAGCAGCAAGAGGAGATAGTTATGCCGTATAA
- a CDS encoding divergent PAP2 family protein, producing MQVFFTQVKIVAQNPIFLAAITSWLLSQFIKTFIGFCGSSVHSLPVFFDLLVWRTGGMPSSHSALVTALSTTIGFKQGVSSDLFIFSIFSAMIVIRDAMGVRRSSGLQAKMLNEVGAKMAETMDIPFKPVKEVQGHTPVEVFAGMILGVVIGSYFSLYYTV from the coding sequence ATGCAGGTTTTTTTTACACAAGTTAAAATTGTAGCTCAAAACCCGATTTTTTTAGCGGCGATTACAAGCTGGCTTTTGAGTCAATTTATCAAAACATTCATCGGATTTTGCGGATCATCAGTACATTCTCTGCCGGTCTTTTTTGACTTATTGGTATGGCGCACAGGAGGGATGCCCTCAAGTCATTCTGCTCTTGTGACAGCTCTCTCGACTACAATCGGTTTTAAACAGGGCGTTTCTTCGGATTTATTTATTTTTTCTATTTTTTCTGCGATGATTGTTATTAGGGACGCAATGGGCGTCCGCCGTTCAAGCGGACTTCAAGCAAAAATGTTAAACGAAGTAGGCGCTAAAATGGCCGAAACAATGGACATACCTTTTAAGCCCGTGAAAGAAGTTCAAGGTCATACCCCTGTTGAAGTTTTTGCCGGTATGATTCTCGGTGTTGTAATCGGAAGTTATTTTTCACTCTATTATACAGTATAA
- a CDS encoding TrmH family RNA methyltransferase: MIELFKLGRLPTTQKIRKVIKILEILEAECVPVPSGLPCSAVSLSCDSFYIEGLCTHLASMYPSDSAITAAVKTYMSALRAETLIAGDYRVLFNTLRHALYRQSGVQPSEWDLIAPGLRYGIDTPRHDTTVPNPAAPDAETQSGVPSAAIPVMRPFYPGVYVYAEDIRAPFNLGSIFRTAEAFGAEKLLLSEGCVSPEQPRAQRSAMGCTHFLPWEYCPLEALPADLPVFALETGGTPITSFSFPKHGIVLLGSEELGLSAEALKRVSAGIVSIPMKGIKASLNVAVAFGILMQCWIASLKDAVLDKSC; encoded by the coding sequence ATGATTGAGCTTTTTAAGCTTGGCCGGCTCCCTACTACTCAAAAGATACGCAAGGTTATTAAAATCCTTGAGATACTTGAAGCCGAATGTGTTCCGGTTCCTTCCGGCTTACCGTGTTCGGCTGTTTCTCTTTCCTGCGATTCATTTTATATCGAAGGGCTTTGTACACACCTTGCGTCAATGTATCCGTCCGATTCCGCTATTACCGCTGCCGTCAAAACCTATATGTCCGCCTTACGTGCGGAAACGCTCATCGCCGGAGATTACCGCGTACTATTTAATACGCTGCGCCATGCGTTGTACCGGCAGAGCGGTGTGCAGCCTTCCGAATGGGATTTAATCGCTCCGGGGCTGCGCTATGGCATCGATACACCGAGGCATGATACAACCGTGCCGAACCCGGCAGCGCCCGATGCAGAAACACAGAGCGGTGTACCGTCGGCAGCGATTCCGGTAATGCGCCCGTTTTATCCGGGTGTCTATGTGTATGCCGAAGATATCCGCGCGCCCTTTAACCTCGGTTCCATATTCCGTACCGCAGAGGCTTTCGGTGCGGAAAAGCTGCTCTTGTCGGAGGGCTGCGTTTCCCCCGAACAGCCCCGTGCGCAGCGGTCGGCGATGGGGTGCACTCACTTTCTACCGTGGGAATATTGCCCGCTTGAAGCTCTGCCTGCCGACTTACCCGTCTTTGCGCTTGAAACCGGCGGCACTCCGATTACCTCTTTTTCTTTCCCCAAGCACGGCATTGTCCTGCTCGGCTCCGAAGAACTGGGGCTCAGTGCGGAAGCTCTCAAAAGGGTTTCCGCCGGTATTGTCAGCATTCCGATGAAGGGCATCAAAGCTTCTCTCAATGTTGCAGTCGCATTCGGCATCCTCATGCAATGCTGGATAGCCTCTTTAAAAGATGCGGTGCTTGACAAAAGCTGTTAA
- a CDS encoding iron-containing alcohol dehydrogenase, translated as MSSFTFKLTSNIILGSYSIAKIGAEAVQFGKKFLFIVDPLLHETGIAKKVIDALEERGISVLVFDGVKRSADSDIIENALSLARGVFIDAVIASGGMGPVAVGRAVASLYNESGSIYDFIEGKPCTAEPLPFIEVPATCREPFTFTPFSPIVDARSRKIHLLKVRKDLCKLCVFDTACYSNLAPNATTATILQGVGIAFEGYTSSKTNFLSETILGKAIDRFLLSLDPQHGRSTGASRETVIAEAACLTAIGISFSSPGLGSAIALACAGRYNISSSVVGTILLPYILTNAQTSNLDKLLKIGRMLNVDTRGVDPLYVAKAAIEEIRRRLAQANLPTRLKDIGLSIEQLVAISEDAVSLSFMNYIPKPMRSDDVFELLKQAY; from the coding sequence ATGTCTAGTTTTACCTTTAAGCTTACATCAAATATTATCCTCGGAAGTTACTCCATAGCAAAAATCGGCGCGGAAGCCGTTCAGTTTGGAAAAAAATTCTTATTTATTGTTGATCCGTTGCTGCATGAAACCGGTATTGCAAAAAAAGTTATTGATGCATTGGAAGAAAGGGGAATATCCGTTCTCGTATTTGACGGTGTAAAACGTTCCGCCGACTCCGATATTATCGAAAATGCATTAAGTCTTGCACGCGGGGTCTTTATCGATGCTGTTATTGCCTCCGGCGGTATGGGACCGGTTGCAGTCGGCCGCGCCGTTGCCTCATTGTATAATGAAAGCGGTTCCATCTATGATTTTATCGAAGGAAAGCCCTGTACGGCGGAACCGCTTCCTTTTATCGAAGTTCCCGCTACTTGCCGCGAACCGTTCACCTTTACTCCGTTCAGTCCGATTGTTGACGCTCGTTCACGAAAAATTCATCTGTTAAAAGTGCGGAAGGATCTCTGTAAGCTCTGCGTTTTCGATACCGCTTGCTATTCAAACCTTGCACCGAATGCAACGACGGCAACTATTCTTCAAGGTGTCGGTATTGCGTTTGAAGGATATACTTCCTCAAAAACGAACTTTTTGTCGGAAACGATTTTAGGAAAGGCAATCGATCGCTTTTTATTGTCGCTTGATCCGCAACACGGACGTTCCACGGGTGCCTCCCGGGAAACGGTCATTGCGGAAGCGGCCTGTTTAACCGCCATCGGTATTTCTTTTTCCAGCCCGGGATTAGGCAGCGCCATCGCACTTGCGTGTGCAGGTCGCTATAATATCTCAAGTTCGGTAGTCGGAACCATCCTTTTGCCGTATATCCTTACGAATGCGCAAACATCGAATCTCGATAAACTCTTAAAGATCGGGCGGATGCTGAATGTCGATACGCGCGGTGTCGATCCGCTTTACGTAGCAAAGGCCGCTATTGAGGAAATCCGCCGCCGTTTAGCTCAAGCAAATTTGCCCACTCGTTTGAAAGATATCGGTTTGTCCATTGAGCAGCTGGTTGCTATTTCCGAAGACGCCGTGTCGCTCAGTTTTATGAACTATATCCCCAAACCGATGCGGAGCGACGATGTGTTTGAGCTGCTTAAACAAGCGTATTAA
- a CDS encoding flagellar biosynthesis anti-sigma factor FlgM — MPIKAMEGGKNMTIDRLNGIDPVKPVQPLQRTQRTEAFGKTDAVSVSNEARVLSDANIALEAVRNAPDIREDKVAEVKKKLADPSYINNALLELVADRILDDYGL; from the coding sequence ATGCCGATAAAAGCTATGGAAGGCGGAAAAAACATGACGATTGATAGACTAAACGGAATTGATCCTGTAAAACCTGTACAACCTCTTCAACGGACGCAAAGGACTGAAGCATTCGGTAAAACCGATGCGGTTTCCGTTTCAAATGAAGCACGGGTATTATCAGATGCAAATATCGCATTGGAAGCGGTGAGAAATGCACCGGACATTCGTGAAGATAAGGTTGCTGAGGTAAAGAAAAAACTTGCAGATCCTTCATATATAAATAATGCTCTCTTGGAACTCGTTGCTGACAGGATATTAGACGATTACGGTCTCTAA